ATGATAACAATATTAGtgcttttcaaatttaattaatctttattaaattaaattaatttttagattaaattaaataaaaaaaggggaaaCGAGAAGGTCGTCGCGTGCTTTGACATTGTAAACACGCACGCACACCGTTCGTTGGGTCGTCGTCTTCTTCTTATTAACGGACTCCCCGACCCCTCCAACACCACCGACGACGACAGCCTCAAAAGTCTCGCATTTAGTCATCTCCTAATCAGATTATTATGAATTCAATTCGCAGGATTATATCGAGTACTTGTTTTTTCCCAGTCATTGACCATAAAAATtccaaatgtttgaattttaattCAAACGAAATTGTTTGATCAAAGCGAGCGAGAAACGACGCTGCTGCTTCCGCTTCCGCAACTTCACATTTGGAAATCTGAGATTCTGAGATACTTCAAGTTCAAGACGACGGCTTTTAACTTCGCCTTCTGCAACAAGTGCATTTCTCGAAAGCCCAAATGCCTTCTACCTCGTTTTCTCATCACAAACCCTGCAGAGCTACAACCTCCCCCTCCTCCAACTCCTCCTCCCCTGTTTTTTCTTCAGCTGCTGCTTGCTCTGTTTCTGCTCCGAAACAGgacagtggtggtggtgggggcaGCTGCGAGCAGAGCCCGCGGCGGCTCACCCGGCAAAGAAAGCTCCGCCACATCAACAACCAGGATTTCTACCTCCCTGAGAAGTCTTACTCCTCGCCCGCTTCGCCGGACTATTCGACCCAAAAGTCAAGATCGCCGGGTGGTGGGTCCAAGTCAAACCACTGGTCTTCTGCGCCGGCTCCGCAGCCCTTGCCCCTTCCTGAATCTCCCGTGATCCGGAAACCTGAATCTGCTAAAAATGGGTTCTTTGGCCCCAGGTAAAAGAAAAGCCCTTagaattcattaattttttgttcGTGGGTATCTGATAAAGTGCTTACTATGTGTTTGTTAAAATGCATCGCTGGGGTGGTTTTTTGCTGTTTGAACTACTAGGAAGGTCAAAGGTAAAGCTGTCACAAGCTCAGGATCGGCATTGCCGAGTTCTTATTCGAGTCAAGTTGCCACAACCTCAGGAGGATCAGCAGCAGCAGTGAGTTTTTATTCAAACAATCGTCGAGGGGCACTCTCCCAAGATGCTAACAATGGTGGCGGTTCGCTGAGTTCTTGTTCTAGTCAAGTTGCCACAACCTCAGGAGGATCATCAGCACCAGTGAGTTCTTATTCGAACAATCGTCGAGGGGCACTCTCCCAAGATGCTAACAATGGTGGGGGTTTCTTTATTAACTTGGGTCTGAATATTCTTTCTAGGAAAGCGCAGGCAAATGGTATATCAAGCCATCCTTTTAGTCCCCAAAGATCGAAAACTGTCGATAGTTATCCTCTGCTTGTTGCTCCCACTTCACCCGTTAATTGTTCAGGCAACTGCCATAGGGGAACGCCACACGAATATGAAAGTTGCAACATGAGCAGGAGTGCTCCAACAAGTGCTTTTTCAAGTCCTGCAGTTAGCCCCAGGAGATCAAACACCGCTggggattttttttattcttttgggGCTCCCCACGATCAAAATCTGGATGTCTTTCCTCCAAGATTATCACCAAATAGACCTGCTCATAGTCCCACCCATTCTCCTACATCTCGAAGTCCATGCTTCAACCAGAAAAGTTCAAATGGAAATGCATTTCTTTTGCCTTCTTTAGAGAGGGCTGAAAGTAGTGGTCAAGTCAGTGCCCACCCTTTGCCTCTGCCACCTCCACCACAGCAATCTGTTATGCACCACAATGCAGAAGCTCTATCCTTATTATCAATGAAAGGTCAATGGCAGAAGGGAAAACTTATTGGGCGCGGCACCTTTGGTAGTGTGTATCTCGCAACCAACCGGTATGCTAGTCCCCGGAAGCTTTGTGCTACTTTCTCTTGACTTTGTTCTGCAGTGAccattattttgttttgttct
Above is a window of Malus sylvestris chromosome 15, drMalSylv7.2, whole genome shotgun sequence DNA encoding:
- the LOC126604518 gene encoding mitogen-activated protein kinase kinase kinase 5-like → MPSTSFSHHKPCRATTSPSSNSSSPVFSSAAACSVSAPKQDSGGGGGSCEQSPRRLTRQRKLRHINNQDFYLPEKSYSSPASPDYSTQKSRSPGGGSKSNHWSSAPAPQPLPLPESPVIRKPESAKNGFFGPRKVKGKAVTSSGSALPSSYSSQVATTSGGSAAAVSFYSNNRRGALSQDANNGGGSLSSCSSQVATTSGGSSAPVSSYSNNRRGALSQDANNGGGFFINLGLNILSRKAQANGISSHPFSPQRSKTVDSYPLLVAPTSPVNCSGNCHRGTPHEYESCNMSRSAPTSAFSSPAVSPRRSNTAGDFFYSFGAPHDQNLDVFPPRLSPNRPAHSPTHSPTSRSPCFNQKSSNGNAFLLPSLERAESSGQVSAHPLPLPPPPQQSVMHHNAEALSLLSMKGQWQKGKLIGRGTFGSVYLATNRETGALCAMKEVDLIPDDPKAAECIKQLEQEIKVLRTLKHPNIVQYYGSEMTEDHFYIYLEYVHPGSINKYVQDHIGTMTESVVRNFTRHILSGLAFLHSTKTIHRDIKGANLLVDASGVVKLADFGVAKHLNGQSYNLSLKGSPYWMAPEVIRAAMQNSAAPDLALAVDIWSLGCTIVEMFNGRPPWSEFTGPQAMFKVLNTIPDIPETLSAEGKDFLHLCFRRNPAERPLASKLLEHPFVRNSYVRPFQ